A region of the Synechococcus sp. UW179A genome:
TCAGGCTTTCACATCGGAGCTCAACCGCCTGCTGCGCAACTACGTGGGCAGGGCTACTCCTCTTTATGAAGCCGAGCGACTCACTGCCCATTACCGCCGCAGTGACGGCGGACCCAGGATCTGGTTGAAACGTGAGGACCTCAATCACACCGGTGCTCACAAAATCAACAACGCACTCGGCCAAGCGCTGCTGGCCTTGCGAATGGGCAAAAAGCGGATCATCGCCGAGACAGGAGCTGGTCAGCACGGGGTTGCGACGGCCACGGTCTGCGCGCGCTTCGGTTTGGAGTGTGTGGTGTACATGGGTGCTGAAGACATGCGCCGTCAGGCTCTGAATGTGTTCCGCATGCGTCTTCTAGGTGCCAGCGTTCAGCCTGTGACCGCCGGCACGGCCACGCTTAAGGACGCCACCAGTGAGGCCATTCGTGACTGGGTCACGAATGTGGAGAGCACCCATTACATCCTCGGATCAGTTGCGGGTCCCCATCCCTATCCGATGCTGGTCCGCGACTTCCATGCGGTGATTGGCGAGGAAGCCAAGGACCAATGCCAGCAAGCCTTCGGCCGTTTGCCAGACGTGCTGATGGCCTGCGTTGGTGGCGGGTCCAACGCCATGGGGCTGTTTCATCCCTTTGTGGAGTGCAGCGGTGTGCGTCTGATTGGAGTTGAGGCTGCTGGTGATGGCGTCGCCACAGGCCGCCATGCCGCCACGATGACCGAAGGCAGGGTCGGAGTGCTTCACGGTGCCATGAGCCTGTTGCTGCAGGATCAGGACGGTCAGGTGCAGGAAGCTCATTCGATCAGTGCCGGACTTGACTACCCCGGAGTCGGACCTGAACACAGTTATCTGCGCGAAATCGGTAGGGCCGAGTACGGCGCCGTCACTGATGCGGAAGCGCTCCAGGCGCTGCAACTTGTGAGCCGATTGGAGGGCATCATTCCTGCCCTTGAAACAGCCCATGCATTCGCCTGGCTTGAGACCCTTTGTCCAACCCTGGCGGATGGCACTGAAGTGGTGCTGAACTGCTCTGGGCGTGGTGATAAAGATGTGAACACGGTCGCTGAGCAGCTTGGCGACGCACTCTGAAAATTCAGAGCACGGCTCAGCTGAGCAAGCGCTCCAGGGTGACTGCAACGGAGTTCACGGCTGCTCGGGCGGTTGCGTAGGCCATACGCATCGGCCCGATTAAGGCAACCTGCCCCACACCTCCGTCACCGCTGCGATAACTGGCATGGATTACTGAGCAGCGGCTGAGCGCTGTCTGCGGATGCTCCTGGCCAATCCACACTCGCCCGTCTGACCAGGCAGGCGCAGGAACAAATGCTGCCGGATCGCTGTCCATCAGGTCGAGAAGAGGCCTCACCCTGGCGCTGTCACTGAATTCGGGTTCGGCTACCAGTCTCGACACTCCATGCACCAGAGGTGCCTGCTCGATCGGGCGGTGGAAGGGATTGCCGTTCTCCAGAGCATCCTTGAGTGCCTTCCCACAGGGCTGCAGCTGCTGTGGAAGAAAGCTCCAGTTCAGTTTCCCGGCCTGCAACAGCTGGTCGGAGGTCCAGCGTTCCAGGGCTTCAACCTGACTAGCACTGCCGTGGGGCAGCCGCAGATTGAGGTGATGGGCCTGGCTGGAATCGCTCACGAGCATCACCAGCAGGCGGTCTTCACTGCGGACCAGGCGAATAGTTCTGAGCTGGCTCTGGGATCGTTGCGGCGGGCTGATCAGGCTCATCAGACCTGTGAAATCGGTCAGCCTGCGTGCCAGCTGCAGCAGCAGGTCATCCAGTGCCGCCCAGCGCAGGCTCAGCTGGGTCAATTCCCGCTCTAAGTGATGGGCACCCGCACCGGGCTCGGGCAGTAGGCAGTCCACATAGTGTCGGTAGCCCTGGGGGCTGGGCACCCGGCCTGCTGAAGTGTGTGGCTGGGTTAGGAGTCCACGCTGTTCCAGTGCTCCCATGGCCGAACGAACCGTGGCTGAGCTGGCCTTGATTCCGAATCGCTGCACCAAAGCGCGACTGCCCACCGGTTCGATGGTGTCGACGTAATGGTGGACCGTGGCTTGAAGAACCTCCTGCTGTCGTCGGGGCAGCGGCTTCACGGGGAGCACCTTGCGGGATGTGATCCTACGAAGAGCCCGAAATGGTGATTGGTTCCTGTCATGAATGCACGCTGTTCGGCTGACTGGCGCTGCGAGCAGTGGCGCTGCGAGCAGTGGCGCGGCGATCAGTAGCGGCGATCAGTAGCGCGGCACTTCGGAATCCACCATGAGGCTCCAGGCGTCAATGCCACCCTCAAGGTTCCAAACGTCCAGTGACGGTCGATTCTCGAGCAGCCAGCAACCGAAATTCCAGCTGCGTACACCGGCATGGCATAGCACCACGATCGAGCCACCCTGCGGCAGCTCCTCATCGATGGTCCCTATCCAGTTTTCAGCATCACTGAGGGGTAGATGCCTGACCGGATGCGGAAATGGAGCGATCGCCAACTCTTGTTGCTCCCGCACATCCACAACGGTCAAATCGGCGTTCTGGCGCAGCCAGTCGTTCAGTTCGCTGGCTTTGAGGGGTTTTGGGGTCGGTCCATTCATGGCTTCAGTCTGGCTTCGGGCTGGCATAGCTCCATGGATGGATAGAAGATGAGCACCATGTGCTTCACCGCCTGTTCATGAAAGGGCGCTCGTTCCTGCTGGCTCTTGTCGCCGTGGCCATGGTGCTGCTCACGCTTGCACTGGGATTCTGGTGGGCCATGGCTCGTCAGAGTCCGCTGCGGATCATGGACCGCTCACTTGAGTTGCCCCGGGCTGCCCGTTTCATGCCCACTGATGCAGCCCTGACCCTGCACTGGTTGGTCGACCCCCGTCAGGTGCCTTCTTATGCCCAGGCCGTTGCACCAGTTCGCCAACGTCGACTCGTGAATGAAAGCACCCGTCAGCTCAGAGATGGTGCTTTTGCTCTAGCCGGACTTGACTTCGGCACTGAGCTGGCCGGCTGGATTGGGCCCGAGGTCAGCTTTGCCGTGCTTGACGCTCCTGCTCAGCAGTCCGGTGAACAACCCAAGGAGGGCTGGGTCCTGGCACTGTCGAGCCGCGATGAAGATGGTGCCAAGCGCTTTCTGCAGCGCTTCTGGCAGACCCGAAGCCTGGCAGGCACTGATCTGCAGATCTCCCGCTACCGCGGTATGGGGCTGATTAGCGGACGTGGTGCCCTGCTGGGAAGGGACCCCCAACCGATCGCTACCGCCTTGATTGATGACGATCTGCTGTTGCTGGCCTCAGGGCGAGGCGTGCTTGAACAGGCGCTTGATGTCTCTCAGCTAGACAGTCAACATCAGCTTGGAAACCCTGTCCTCGCATCTGATCTCCAGAGCTTCGGTCGCGGTGCCGCTGTTCTCATTGCCAACCCTGGTGCCATGGACCGCTGGCTGGGGGTCCCCTCAGCGATCACGGCTCGAGAAGACCTGCAGGTGCTGGTGGCAGCACTAACACCGCGGGGCTCTGATCTAGCGCTTGATGCCGTGGTCCACTTTCGTGAGCCTCGGATTCCTGTGGAATCTCAGACCACGGACAGCAATGCGTTGCTGAACGATGCCGGCGGCGATGCAGAGACAGTCGCTCTGCTGACCAATCCTGCGGCTCTGCTGGCTGCCGATGCCAACGAGCCCCTGGCCCAGTGGATCGCGCCCCTGCTGCGGAAGTCGATCGAATCCGCTCCGACCGGCGCCGCGGCTGCGGTCGTCGAACTCGATGAGGGGCCCATGCTCTGGCAGCAGGGTCAGCAGGGCTGGGTGCTGGGGACCTGGCCTAATCGTCCCGATCCCGAAATGGTGGATGGGCGGCTTCAGGAGCTCGGTTTGACAGGTTCCACCCTCGACAGCGAAGGCCAGTCTGTTCAGGTCTGGACCCGCCTTGCCCGTCAGCGTCGTCGCGGGGAGGAGTCGCTTCAGGCTGAGCTTGCTGTCGCTCTGGAACGCCATACCGGTGTGAACTGGTGGGCAGAGACATTGGATGGTTTGCGCCGTCGCGGCGAGAGTGGTGATCTGATTCAGCGAAAGCTGCAGCTACAGGAGCTCGAGTCCTCGAGCCAGTCAGTGCTGGCTCAGCAACTGGCCCTCGCTGCGGCCCCTAGTCGTTTGTATCTGGGTCAGTGGCGACCCTGGGAGTTGGTGCAGGGAGTGGCAGGTCGATCACTACTGCCGGCTGTTCAAGGCCTGTCCATCGCCGCTGGGGCTGACCAGAACGCCGCCTCCGTGCAGGATGAACGTGTGAGCAGCCTGCGTCTGCGTGCGCGACTCCAGCTCGGTTGATCTTCTTCTCCTGCGCCATGGCATTGCCGCAGAACGTGTGTCGGGCCGTGATCATCCCGATCGCGCTCTGACTGATCGCGGCGTGCGGCGAACTTTGGAAGTGGTCCGTCAATTGCGGATGCTGGATGTGAAAGCAGAGGCGCTGTTTAGCAGTCCCTACCGTCGAGCCAGGCAGACCGCTGAGCTGGCGATCCAGGCTGGGCTGGCGCAGTCGGTCTGTCTGGATTCAGCCTTGCAGCCAGGCGGTGACCCGTGGCCTTTGGTCTTCCGCTTGTCCGGCTGTTGCTTGTTGGTCGGCCATGAGCCGGATCTGAGCACTCTTGCGGCGACCCTGATCGGAGCACCCTTAGGAAGCCTGCGCCTGCGTAAGGCAGGGTGCTGCCATCTCAGCTGGCCGGCTCACCTAAGCGATCCTCGCGGGCAGGCTGAACTGCAGGCATTGCTCAGGCCTCGTCTTTTGCTTCCTCGCTCCGTTTAAGTTGCCCTTGTGCTGAAGCGGAGGTTGGTGAGTCAAAACGATGGTGCCGAAATCCGTCATGAGCGAACCGGTTTGGTCTTCCGCCCCGGACTTGAGGGGGTGCCTGCCACCCAGTCGTCGATCTGTGACATCGATGGTCATGCGGGGTGCTTGTCCTATCGCGGCTATCCCGTCAACGAGCTGGCCACCCACTGCAGCTTTCTAGAAACTACTTATTTACTGATCTGGGGGGAATTGCCGACTCCTCAGCAGTTGCGAGACTTTGAGGACGAAGTGCAGATGCACCGACGCGTGAGTTTCCGCGTCAGGGACATGATGAAGTGCTTCCCATCCGATGGGCATCCGATGGATGCACTGCAGTCCAGTGCTGCGTCTCTCGGTTTGTTTTATTCCCGTCGTGCCATCGACGACCCTCAGTACATCTATGACGCGGTCGTGCGGTTGATCGCCAAGATCCCAACAATGGTCGCCGCCTTTCAGCTGATCCGCAAAGGCCAGGACCCCATCCAGCCCAGGGATGATCTGGCCTATTCCGCCAACTTTCTGTACATGCTCATGGAGCGTGAGCCGGATCCCATGGCCTCAAGGATCTTTGATCAGTGCCTGATCCTGCATGCGGAACACAGTCTCAACGCCAGTACCTTCAGTGCGCGTGTCACCGCCAGCACACTCACCGATCCTTATGCGGTTGTCGCCTCCGCTGTGGGCACTCTTGCTGGCCCTCTTCATGGCGGAGCCAACGAAGACGTCCTGGCGATGCTTGAGGAGATCGGTACGCCAGATCTAGCCGCTGGCTATCTCGATGACGCTACGGCCAGCAAGCGCAAGATCATGGGATTCGGTCACCGTGAATACCGCGTCAAGGATCCTCGTGCTGTGATTCTTCAGGCTCTTGCGGAAGAGATGTTCAAGCGATTCGGTCACGATGAGATGTACGACGTGGCCAGAGCTCTGGAGGCAGCGGCGGAAACCCGTCTCGGCCCTAAAGGGATTTATCCCAATGTGGATTTCTATTCCGGACTTGTGTACCGCAAGTTGGGTATTCCCAGAGATCTGTTCACTCCGGTCTTTGCCATTGCAAGAGTTGCTGGCTGGCTTGCTCACTGGCGAGAACAGCTTGGCGCTAATCGGATCTTCCGACCATCTCAGATCTACACAGGCAGTGATCTGCGCCAATGGACCCCACTTGAGGCCCGTGTTCCAACCATTACCACTTAAGTTACATCCATCACACCCTTGCTCATGGTGACTTTCCTCGCCACCAGCGCACCGGCTCTGGTCAGTCCAGGCCTTGATCTTGAACGAAGTTTCAGTCAGGCTCTTGAAGGCTTCGGTCTGTCAGAGCAGGCCGCTCGACTGATCTGGCTTCCACTACCCATGCTTTTGGTGCTGGTAGCGGCAGTGGTTGGGGTTCTGGTCACCGTTTGGCTTGAGCGCAAGATCTCGGCAGCAGTTCAGCAGCGCATTGGACCTGAGTATGCGGGCGCGCTCGGCGTTCTTCAGCCTCTGGCTGATGGCCTTAAGTTGCTGGTGAAGGAAGACATCATTCCCGCTAGGGCGGACAGTTTGTTGTTCACTCTCGGCCCGATTCTGGTTGTCGTTCCGGTGATTCTGTCCTGGTTAATCGTCCCCTTCGGCCAAAACCTGCTGATCAGCAATGTAGGAGTGGGCATTTTTCTTTGGATCTCCCTCAGCAGCGTTCAGCCGATCGGTCTGCTGATGAGTGGATACGCCTCCAACAACAAATATTCTCTGATTGGCGGTCTCAGGGCAGCTGCACAGTCCATCAGCTACGAGATTCCTCTCGCTCTCGCCGTTCTTGCGGTGGTGATGATGAGCAATTCTCTCAGCACTGTCGACATTGTCGATCAGCAAACCGGAGCTGGCATCCTTAGCTGGAATATTTGGCGTCAACCTGTTGGCTTTCTGATTTTCTGGATCTGCGCCCTGGCGGAATGTGAACGACTTCCTTTCGACCTCCCCGAAGCGGAAGAGGAGTTGGTTGCCGGCTACCAGACCGAATACGCCGGAATGAAGTTCGCTCTCTTTTACCTCGGTAGCTACATCAATCTTGTGCTGTCAGCTCTGCTGGTTTCAGTGCTTTATCTCGGGGGCTGGGGCTTCCCCTTGCCGGTGGAATGGCTGGCCGGTTGGTTGGGTCAGTCCGTCGACGCACCTTTGGTTCAGGTGATCACGGGCACAACAGGCATCGTGATGACCGTTATGAAGGCCTATCTGCTTGTTTTCATCGCAATCCTTTTGCGATGGTCCACGCCGAGGGTGCGGATCGACCAGCTGCTGGATCTCGGCTGGAAGTTCCTGTTGCCATTGGCTCTGGTCAACCTGCTTGTGACCGCAGCCCTGAAACTTGCCTTCCCGGTAGCCTTCGGGGGTTAGGTTTAATTACCTAGGATCTTGTTTCATCGGTCTCTCCGTCTCCCCTTCCTCAGGCCATGTTCGGTTTTCTCAAACAGGTTGGTGACTACACCAGAGATGCCGTGGACGCCGCGCGCAATCTCACGCAGGGTCTGGCTGTCACCTTCGACCACATGAAGCGCCGTCCTGTGACGGTGCAGTACCCCTACGAAAAGCTGATCCCTTCTGAGAGGTACCGGGGACGGATCCATTACGAGTTCGACAAATGCATTGCCTGCGAAGTTTGCGTGCGTGTCTGCCCGATCAATCTTCCCGTGGTGGATTGGGTGATGAACAAAGCCACCAAAAAGAAAGAGCTGCGGAATTACTCGATTGATTTCGGGGTCTGCATCTTCTGCGGAAACTGCGTTGAGTATTGCCCCACCAATTGCCTCTCGATGACGGAGGAGTATGAGTTGGCGGCATTTGACCGTCACAGCCTCAATTACGACAACGTCGCCCTTGGGCGTCTCCCTACCAGCGTGACCACAGACCCATCAGTTCTGCCGTTGCGCGAACTTGCTTACCTTCCTGCTGGAGAGCTGGATCCCCATGTTGTCGATCCCGATCGTCCTCGTGCCGGTCAGCGACCCGAACAGGTGTTGGCGGCCATGAAGTCAGCCGCAGCTGTGTCAACAGTGGATGCGGGAGAATCGACCACAGTGACCACTGATCCTAAGGAGAGTGCCGAATGACGATCGCAGCATCAACGCAGCTGATCTGCTTTCTGGTGCTCAGCTCTGTGGTTGTGCTGGGAGCCCTCGGAGTGGTTTTGCTCAGCAATATTGTCTATTCCGCCTTCCTGCTTGGTGGCGTGTTCCTAGCGGTGGCTGGTTTGTATTTGCTGCTCAATGCCAGTTTCGTGGCTGCAGCCCAGGTGCTGGTTTACGTCGGTGCTGTGAACGTGCTGATCCTGTTCGCGATCATGCTCGTCAACAAAAAGGAAGACCTTGCTCCGATTCCAGGGTTGACCTTGCGCCGCCTGCTTTCAGGTGGGGTCTGCGCCGGCCTTTTCGCCTTGTTAACAAGAGTTGTTCTCACGACCCCGTGGGCTGAAGGGCCTGAGCCGATCGGAGAAGACGCCACGGTTCGAATCGGTGAGCATCTCTTTACCGATTATTTGCTTCCTTTTGAGTTGGCCTCAGTCCTGCTGCTTATGGCGATGATCGGAGCCATTGTTCTGGCTCGACGAGATGTTCAGGCCGTTGATCCAGGAACTGGCGAAATTGCCGATCAAGGCCTGATTGAAAAGGCCCGGACTCCTCTCCTGGTTGATCAACCACCTTCCTAACCTCACCTGCTTCTTCTCATGCTCTCCGAGCTGCTGTCCGGTTCCGTTCCTCTCGAGGCTTATCTGCTAATCGCTGCAGTTCTTTTTTGCACTGGCGTCTGGGGGCTGATCAACAGTCGTAATGCTGTGAGGGTGCTGATGAGTATTGAGCTGATGCTCAATGGTGTGAACATCAATTTGATGGCGTTCTCGTCCTATGTCGATGGCCAGTTGATCCGTGGTCAGATCTTTTCAGTGTTTGTGATCACCGTGGCTGCTGCAGAAGCGGCAGTTGGTCTGGCCATTCTTTTGTCGCTCTATCGCAATCGCGTCACAGTGGACATGGAACGCTTCAATCTTCTGCGCTGGTAGGGCCGGCGCCCTCATCATGCTGCTGCAACGGGTCTGGTTGATCTACAGAGCTGAAAGCCCTCTGGCTCTTAAAGAGGCCAAGGCCTGCGCCAAGACGCTGGAGTCACTTGGCGTGACTGTTTCCGTGGCGATGAGCGGTCTCAGTGCCGATCCCTTTCCAGGTCTTCTCGCGTCGGAACCGGAACTTCCTGATCTAGCGGTGGTGCTTGGAGGCGATGGCACAGTTCTCGGCGCTGCAAGGCATCTGGCTGTATATGACGTGCCAATTCTCTGTTTCAACGTTGGCGGTCATCTCGGCTTCCTCACCCATGAACCAGGGCTGATTCGGCGCGATGGTTTGTGGCGACGCCTGCAGGATGATCATTTCGCGATGGAACGCCGCATGATGCTGGAGGCTGTCGTGAATCGCGCGGATGACCTCCACTGTTCTGTGTCTGGAGAAGGAGGCCAGACCGAGGATGACACTGAGCGTCACTGGGCTCTGAATGATCTGTATCTGCGTCCCTGTCAGGAAGATCTTGCGCCCACCTGCACCCTGGAACTGGAGATTGATGGGGAAGTGGTCGATCAAGTGCGGGGTGATGGTCTGATCCTGGCGACACCAACCGGTTCAACCGGCTATGCCATGGCAGCAGGAGGACCCATTCTTCACCCAGGAATTGACGCCATCATCGTGAGCCCCATCTGTCCGATGAGTCTGTCCAGTCGTCCGGTGGTGCTTCCACCGAGGTCGAGATTGGTGATCTGGCCCCTTGGAGACGGCTATCGACCGGTGAAGCTTTGGAAAGATGGCGCCAGTGGGCCGGTGCTCTGCCCTGGTGAATGCTGCGTGATTCAAAGGGCTCCTCACCATGCGCTGATGGTTCAGCTAGAGCAGTCGCCTTCCTACTACCGAACTCTTTCACGCAAGTTGCACTGGGCTGGGAGCCTGGTGGACACCATTCCCTCGCCCAACTGACAGCTCAGAGATGCCCCTTGAGATCGAACGCCGTTTCTTGGTGACAGGATCTGGCTGGCGTGCCCATGCTGGGGAGCCACAGCACCTCAGGCAGGGTTATCTGGCTTCGAGTGAGCAAGGTTTCACAGTGCGGGTGCGGCTTCGGGCGGACGGGGAAGCCTGGCTCACTATGAAGGCACCGGCGGAGGGAATCGCCCGTCATGAGTTCGAATACGAACTGCCGTCTGCCGATTCCGAAGCCCTCTGGACTCTTGCACCCAATCGACTCATCAAAACCCGTTTTGTCTTGTCGCTTCCTGGCGGCGAGTGGGTGGTTGATTGCTTTGAAGGAGCTAATGCACCGCTTGTGTTGGCTGAGGTAGAGCTCAGTGATGCTTCAGATGCCTTTGATCTTCCTGCGTGGTGTGGTCAGGAGGTCACAGGCGAAAGCCTCTGGAGCAATGCAGCACTGGCTCATCAGCCGATTTCAAGCTGGTCTCTGGAGGTGAGAGCGCGGCATGGCCTGGTGCGGAATTGAGACAATCGCCTACCCCCCTTGCAGGAGTCTTTTGTTTTCCTTTAGATTTGGGTTGGGAATCGGGAAGTGACTGGTGCACGGCCTCTACGACCATGACGGAATTCTGCGGTTCATTGGATTGGATCGGGAGGCCTGTGTCGCGTATGCCGAGCTGTTCGACCTTTCGCTGGCTAGGTGCTCCCTGATGGATCTGCCTGTGCCTCTGCCGCTGGCGGTCAGGACGCGTCAACGGATGATTCCGGGAGCAGGCAACAGTTGAAGCCATCGCGGCAGATTTTTCCGTGATCCATTGCCCAGTTGAGCAGAGCAACTCTGTTCTTCGACCCAGTCTTGGTGAACACGTTGCTCACGTGATTGTCGACTGTCCGTTTGCTGATGGTGAGCCGCTCTGCAATTTCCTGGTTGGTCAATCCCTCTGCCACCAGTTCGATGATTTCAACCTCCCGTGTCGAGAGTGAGATGTTCGAGGACCCATGTCCATCGCCATTCACCATGCTGGACACCGACGATTCTTCCTTACCCATCCTAGGCATTCATTCCTGAACGGCGATCTTCCATAGTGGCCAACAGAAGCATTTGAAGGGTTTGGGTTCAGCGCTGCAGCGCAGTCTTGAGGCTGGTGTCGTCACAGTCACAGCTGAGGTGATGCCGCCCCGGGGGGGAGATCCCAGTCATACCCTTGCTATGGCCAATCTCCTGCGGGACTGGGTTCAGGCCATCAATGTCACTGACGGCAGCCGCGCTGTGATGCGCATGAGCAGTCTGGCGGTGTGCCGCTTGCTTTTGGACGCCGGTCTTGAGCCTGTGCTGCAGATGGCTGGACGTGATCGCAATCGCATTGGGATTCAGGCAGATCTGCTTGGTGCCCATGCACTCGGTATCCGTAATTTGCTCTGTCTCACTGGGGATTCAGTGAAGGCCGGTGATCAACCTTCCGTTCGCCCGGTGCATGAATTGGAGTCGGTGCGGCTGCTGCAACAAGTGAGCGCTTTCAATCGGGGTGAGGACCCTGTTAAGGAGTGCCTGCCCGATGGCCCCACCTCTTTGTTTGCAGGAGCTGCCGCTGATCCTCACTGTGCCAGCTGGTCGGGGCTCAAGCGCAGGCTTGAGCGTAAACGCGAAGCAGGTGCTCGTTTCGTTCAGACCCAGATGGTGATGGATCCGCAGGTACTGGAGCGTTTTTGCCGAGACATGGCTGCTCCGATGGAGCTGCCTGTTCTGGCAGGGGTGTTTCTGCTCAAGTCGGCTAGGAATGCCAGCTTTATTAATCAGAAGGTTCCTGGAGCCAACATCCCAGACAGCCTGATCGCGCGATTGGATGCCTCCTCAGACCCTGTGGCCGAAGGCATCGCCATCGCGGCTGAGCAGGTCAGGCAATTTGCCGGGATTGCTCAGGGCGTTCACGTGATGGCCGTGAGAGCGGAAGAGCGGATTCCTGAGGTGCTTGAGCGAGCTGGGCTCAGCTCGCAGCAGTCGTGAGATCAGTGCCAAGCAGTTCGGCCATCGCTTTCTGCTGAGGGGAGGGCTCAACCAGATCTTGGCGCCTCGCATCGGTGATCAACCAGTCGAGAGCAGCTTCCTGAAGATCAAAATGGTCGCCATTTTTGCCGACGCAGTAACGGCCGAACACCAACTTCTCGACGAGCTGGACGCCTGCACCGATGCGTGAGTAGTCGAAGATGATCGAATTGTCGATTGTTGCACCTTCGCAGATGTGGCAGCTGGGTCCGATCATCGTCGGTCCAATGAGCGTTGCTCCGTCCTCGATCTTGGTCATGCCACCGACATAGATCGGGCCCTGTACGTTGATCTGGTCCCAGTTAGCCGCCACATTCAGGCCGGTGTAGACACCAGGACGGACTTCTTTGCCAGGAATGCCTACTTGGCGAACATCACCCTGAAGCACACTTCGGATCGCACGCCAGTAATCGGGAACCTTGCCAATGTCGACCCATTCGAACTCCATGGGTAGGGCATAAAAAGGTGCACCGATCTCAACAAGCCTGGGAAAGAGATCCGAGCCGATGTCGAAGGATTCACCCGAGGGGATGTGTTCGAAAATCTCTGGTTCGAAGAGATAGATGCCTGTGTTGATGGTGTCGCTCAGGGCTTC
Encoded here:
- a CDS encoding NAD(+) kinase, which encodes MLLQRVWLIYRAESPLALKEAKACAKTLESLGVTVSVAMSGLSADPFPGLLASEPELPDLAVVLGGDGTVLGAARHLAVYDVPILCFNVGGHLGFLTHEPGLIRRDGLWRRLQDDHFAMERRMMLEAVVNRADDLHCSVSGEGGQTEDDTERHWALNDLYLRPCQEDLAPTCTLELEIDGEVVDQVRGDGLILATPTGSTGYAMAAGGPILHPGIDAIIVSPICPMSLSSRPVVLPPRSRLVIWPLGDGYRPVKLWKDGASGPVLCPGECCVIQRAPHHALMVQLEQSPSYYRTLSRKLHWAGSLVDTIPSPN
- a CDS encoding methylenetetrahydrofolate reductase yields the protein MGSALQRSLEAGVVTVTAEVMPPRGGDPSHTLAMANLLRDWVQAINVTDGSRAVMRMSSLAVCRLLLDAGLEPVLQMAGRDRNRIGIQADLLGAHALGIRNLLCLTGDSVKAGDQPSVRPVHELESVRLLQQVSAFNRGEDPVKECLPDGPTSLFAGAAADPHCASWSGLKRRLERKREAGARFVQTQMVMDPQVLERFCRDMAAPMELPVLAGVFLLKSARNASFINQKVPGANIPDSLIARLDASSDPVAEGIAIAAEQVRQFAGIAQGVHVMAVRAEERIPEVLERAGLSSQQS
- a CDS encoding CYTH domain-containing protein, whose amino-acid sequence is MPLEIERRFLVTGSGWRAHAGEPQHLRQGYLASSEQGFTVRVRLRADGEAWLTMKAPAEGIARHEFEYELPSADSEALWTLAPNRLIKTRFVLSLPGGEWVVDCFEGANAPLVLAEVELSDASDAFDLPAWCGQEVTGESLWSNAALAHQPISSWSLEVRARHGLVRN
- a CDS encoding LuxR C-terminal-related transcriptional regulator, with the protein product MVNGDGHGSSNISLSTREVEIIELVAEGLTNQEIAERLTISKRTVDNHVSNVFTKTGSKNRVALLNWAMDHGKICRDGFNCCLLPESSVDAS
- a CDS encoding NDP-sugar synthase translates to MKAMILAAGKGTRVQPITHVIPKPMIPILQKPVMEFLLELLKEHGFAEVMVNVSHLAEEIENYFRDGQRFGVEIAYSFEGRIEDGELIGDALGSAGGLKKIQDFQTFFDDTFVVLCGDALIDLDLTEAVRRHREKGALASLITKSVPKEQVSSYGVVVSDAEGRIQAFQEKPKVDEALSDTINTGIYLFEPEIFEHIPSGESFDIGSDLFPRLVEIGAPFYALPMEFEWVDIGKVPDYWRAIRSVLQGDVRQVGIPGKEVRPGVYTGLNVAANWDQINVQGPIYVGGMTKIEDGATLIGPTMIGPSCHICEGATIDNSIIFDYSRIGAGVQLVEKLVFGRYCVGKNGDHFDLQEAALDWLITDARRQDLVEPSPQQKAMAELLGTDLTTAAS